The following are encoded in a window of Salvelinus fontinalis isolate EN_2023a chromosome 40, ASM2944872v1, whole genome shotgun sequence genomic DNA:
- the LOC129839571 gene encoding T-complex protein 1 subunit delta: protein MAAPKMPSGGMKNKGRGAYVDRDKPAQIRFSNISAGKAVAECIRTSLGPKGMDKMIQDGKGDVTITNDGATILKQMQVLHPAAKMMVELSKAQDIEAGDGTTSVVVIAGALLDACGKLLQKGIHPTTISESFQKAVDKGVEVLTGMSQPVLLSDRETLLNSATTSLCSKVVSQYSSLLAPMSVDAVMRVIDPATATGVDLHDIHIVKKLGGTIDDCELVDGLVLTQKVVNSSVSRVEKAKIALIQFCLSPPKTDMDNQIVVSDYAQMDRVLREERAYILNLVKQIKKAGCNVLLIQKSILRDALSDLALHFLNKMKIMVVKEIEREDIEFICKTIGTKPIAHIDQFLPEMMGTAELAEEVSLDGSGKLVKITGCTSPGKTVSIVVRGSNKLVIEEAERSIHDALCVIRCLVKKRALIAGGGAPEIELALRLAEYSRTLPGMEAYCVRAYADALEVVPSTLAENAGLNPISTVTELRNRHAQGEKTAGINVRKGGISNILEELVVQPLLVSVSALTLATETVRSILKIDDVVNTR, encoded by the exons ATGGCTGCACCAAAGATGCCAAGTGGTGGGATGAAAAACAAAGGACGAGGGGCATATGTAGACCGTGACAAGCCAGCACAGATTCGGTTCAGTAACATCTCCGCAGGAAAAG CTGTCGCTGAATGCATCAGAACCAGCCTTGGCCCTAAGGGCATGGACAAAATG ATTCAGGATGGGAAGGGTGACGTGACCATCACCAACGACGGGGCCACCATCCTGAAACAGATGCAGGTGCTGCATCCTGCAGCCAAGATG ATGGTGGAGCTGTCCAAAGCACAGGATATTGAGGCTGGTGACGGCACAACCTCTGTGGTGGTGATTGCTGGTGCCCTGCTTGACGCATGCGGCAAGTTGCTTCAGAAGG GTATCCACCCCACCACTATCTCTGAGTCGTTCCAGAAGGCGGTGGACAAGGGCGTCGAGGTGCTGACGGGCATGAGCCAGCCGGTGCTCCTGAGCGACCGCGAGACACTGCTGAACAGCGCCACCACCTCTCTGTGCTCCAAGGTGGTGTCGCAGTACTCCAGCCTGCTAGCACCCATGAGCGTGGACGCCGTGATGCGCGTCATCGACCCGGCCACCGCCACCGGCGTGGACCTACACGATATCCACATTGTCAAGAAGCTGGG TGGGACCATTGATGACTGTGAGCTGGTGGATGGCCTGGTGCTGACCCAGAAGGTGGTCAACTCCAGCGTGTCCCGTGTGGAGAAGGCCAAGATCGCCCTCATCCAGTTCTGCTTGTCACCGCCGAAAACTGAC ATGGACAACCAGATAGTAGTGTCGGACTACGCCCAGATGGACCGCGTGCTGCGCGAGGAGCGCGCCTACATCCTCAACCTGGTCAAACAGATCAAGAAGGCGGGCTGCAACGTCCTGCTCATCCAGAAGTCCATCCTCAG AGATGCTCTGAGCGATTTGGCCCTCCACTTCCTGAACAAGATGAAGATCATGGTGGTCAAGGAGATCGAGAGGGAGGACATTGAATTCATCTGCAAG ACCATTGGCACCAAGCCCATCGCCCACATTGATCAGTTCCTTCCTGAGATGATGGGCACCGCCGAGCTGGCAGAGGAGGTCAGCCTGGATGGCTCTGGCAAGCTGGTCAAG ATCACAGGCTGCACCAGCCCCGGTAAGACGGTGAGTATCGTGGTGCGCGGATCCAACAAGCTGGTGATTGAGGAGGCGGAGCGCTCCATCCACGACGCTCTGTGTGTCATCCGCTGTCTGGTGAAGAAGAG GGCTCTGATCGCCGGTGGCGGCGCCCCTGAGATCGAGCTGGCCCTGCGTCTGGCTGAGTACTCCCGCACGCTGCCAGGCATGGAGGCATACTGCGTGAGGGCCTACGCAGACGCCCTGGAGGTGGTGCCATCTACACTGGCCGAGAACGCCGGCCTCAACCCCATTTCCACTGTCACAGAGCTCCGCAATAGGCACGCCCAAGGCGAGAAGACTGCCGGGATCAATGTCCGCAAG ggCGGTATCTCCAACATTCTAGAGGAGCTGGTGGTGCAGCCTCTGCTGGTGTCTGTCAGCGCTCTGACCCTCGCCACCGAGACGGTCCGCAGCATCCTCAAGATTGACGACGTG GTGAACACCCGATAA